Below is a window of Rhodothermus sp. DNA.
TATTCGGGACCACCGCATGGCGGACAACTCAGTGCTTCGGCCAGCCCGGCACAGATCTGGTCATCGTCTGCATAGCAAACGTGGTGTCCTTCCCACTCGTTTCGCCAGGCTCGTGCACAGGCCAGTTCGCAAAGTGGTTGCCTGGAAGAGGCCGCCAGCATCTGCGCATCTGAAGACAGGGAAGCGCTGAAGCGGCGTCCGTCGCCTCGTTGGGACGGTGGGCCGAGAGAAGCAACGGAAGCATCAGCAGCACAAACGTCCGGAGCAACTTACCCTTCATGGTACCGATGAATTGGTTTAAGTGAAACAGAAGAGTTTTTGTAACAGCATAAAAAAAAAGATACTGTGTCAAGGTGCCGACCGAAAAAATAATTCCTCCATTTTCACCGTGGCACCAGGTGAATGGCCGGGGCTTTGATCAGGGCCCAGACGGACCGGCCGGGGGCGAGTTGGAGCTCGTCGCAGGAGGGACGCGTCACCAGTGCCACCAGAGGGAAGCCGGCATCCAGTTCCACGCGCACGAGCGCCCCTTCGGGTTCGACGCGCACGACACGCGCCCGCAGCCGGTTGCGGGCACTGGTAGCCTCGGGAGGCGCCGGCAGCAGCGTGACCTCTTCGGCCCGGATGCACACATACACGCGACCGTTCAACTCCGACGGAGCGACCGCCGTCAACGTGGCGGTGCCGACAGCTACCCGCGCCAGCCCGCCTGCTACGTCCAGTACTTGGCCGGGCACCACCGTTTCGACACCGACGATGTCGGCCACGCGGGTGCTGGCCGGACGAGAGAAAACCTCCTCGACCGGTCCCTGCTGCAGGACCCGACCGCTGTCGAGCACGATTACCTGCTGGCCCAGCGTGCTGGCCTCCAGCCAGTCGTGGGTGACGATCACGGCCGGAATGTTCAGCGTGTGCAGCCAGCGCCGGAGCTTGCGCCGTAGTACATCCCGCGTGGGCCCATCCAGTGCCGCGAGCGGTTCGTCGAGCAGCAGGAGCCGAGGGCGTGGTGCCAGGGCCCGTGCCAGCGCTACGCGCTGCTGCTGCCCTCCCGATAGCTCGTGGGGATAGCGATGAGCCAGCTCTTCCAACTCAAACAAAGTAAGCAGCTCGCTCACGCGACGCCGACGTTCAGCACGTGGCAGGTGCACCAGGCCGAAGGCGATGTTGTCCGACACCGTCCGATGTGGAAACAGCGCATATTCCTGAAAAAGAAAACCAATGCGACGTCGCTGAGGAGGGACATGGTGCCCCGTAGCCGCGTCAAACCAGACCTCATCGCCTATCTGGATGCGTCCTTCGTCGGGTCGCTCCAGACCGGCCAGGCAGC
It encodes the following:
- the modC gene encoding molybdenum ABC transporter ATP-binding protein; its protein translation is MGVALEVHIVCRYSSSFEVAATWQQSLDPATVTVLFGPSGSGKTTLLRCLAGLERPDEGRIQIGDEVWFDAATGHHVPPQRRRIGFLFQEYALFPHRTVSDNIAFGLVHLPRAERRRRVSELLTLFELEELAHRYPHELSGGQQQRVALARALAPRPRLLLLDEPLAALDGPTRDVLRRKLRRWLHTLNIPAVIVTHDWLEASTLGQQVIVLDSGRVLQQGPVEEVFSRPASTRVADIVGVETVVPGQVLDVAGGLARVAVGTATLTAVAPSELNGRVYVCIRAEEVTLLPAPPEATSARNRLRARVVRVEPEGALVRVELDAGFPLVALVTRPSCDELQLAPGRSVWALIKAPAIHLVPR